Proteins from a single region of Gordonia hongkongensis:
- a CDS encoding heme oxygenase (biliverdin-producing) yields MTPDPENVGPHDRPSISERLRSATAVAHERAEHAPFIDDLMSGRLDSGEYQRLAVQLYFVYEALERVGADLAGDPVADAVLDPKLLRLQRLGADLASFGIDPSTASPLPAVARYVTAIESTRDDPARYVAHHYTRYLGDLSGGQVVAHRMREHYGVDDAALSFYSFDEIDKLKRYKDAYRARLDALPLDAAGIERLVDEAIAAFDHNQAVFGDLDGARAA; encoded by the coding sequence ATGACGCCCGATCCCGAGAACGTCGGACCACACGACCGCCCGAGTATCTCCGAACGTCTGCGTTCGGCCACAGCGGTGGCGCACGAGCGCGCCGAGCATGCGCCGTTCATCGACGATCTGATGTCGGGCCGGTTGGACTCCGGCGAGTATCAGCGCCTGGCGGTCCAGTTGTACTTCGTCTACGAGGCGCTCGAGCGTGTCGGTGCCGACCTGGCGGGGGACCCGGTGGCCGACGCCGTGCTCGACCCGAAACTGCTTCGCCTGCAACGCCTCGGCGCCGACCTCGCCTCCTTCGGCATCGACCCGTCGACGGCGTCGCCGCTGCCGGCGGTCGCGCGCTATGTGACCGCGATCGAGTCCACGCGTGACGACCCGGCACGATATGTCGCACACCACTACACCCGCTATCTCGGCGACCTCAGCGGTGGCCAGGTGGTGGCCCACCGCATGCGAGAGCACTACGGGGTCGACGACGCGGCGCTGAGCTTCTACTCGTTCGACGAGATCGACAAGCTCAAGCGCTACAAGGACGCCTACCGGGCACGGCTCGACGCGCTACCGCTCGACGCCGCAGGGATCGAACGGCTCGTCGACGAGGCCATCGCGGCCTTCGACCACAATCAGGCGGTGTTCGGCGATCTCGACGGCGCCCGGGCGGCCTGA